In Papio anubis isolate 15944 unplaced genomic scaffold, Panubis1.0 scaffold685, whole genome shotgun sequence, the following proteins share a genomic window:
- the LOC116273444 gene encoding LOW QUALITY PROTEIN: putative uncharacterized protein FLJ44672 (The sequence of the model RefSeq protein was modified relative to this genomic sequence to represent the inferred CDS: deleted 1 base in 1 codon; substituted 1 base at 1 genomic stop codon) gives MAASPGPALPLPPGCIDRPDSCLATSNHCGLSSFPAPASLCRLKPFPRQALXAHLLPPGGLHRSSSGWRTASAGPALASQGPLQAQLLPHSCFPGPGSCLPVSRQPYHVHLLLHHVLFRPMSCLSQPAQRCEVLPHTGLSGPTSSLTLARWGPAHAFRGLSRPRPCLWAASPFPASTSQWALSGPASCLTMAPSSQASALQQALQAQLLPHRPHRPSSCLDGGLSRPSDSCFASSPGPAFPPELLKSESLDPAAAFRHPLQAQLFLSAACPASASQWTLPCPGRSLTVASPVQSSSLPVVSTGPSPASRWPPQAQLTPHSGRSGPSLSPFHGLSRPRNSSSCPLQTLLQPPGVHSRPSSSSRLCLQAQLLPQRG, from the exons AtggcagcctctccaggcccagcccttccccttcctcctggcTGCATTGATAGGCCCGACTCCTGCCTCGCAACAAGCAACCACTGTGGGCTCAGCTCCTTCCCAGCTCCCGCCAGCCTTTGTAGGCTCAAACCTTTCCCCCGCCAG GCTCTGTAGGCCCACCTTCTGCCTCCCGGTGGCCTGCACAGATCCAGCTCTGGCTGGAGAACAGCCTCTGCGGGCCCCGCGCTTGCCTCCCAggggcctctccaggcccagctcttgcCCCACAGCTGCTTCCCGGGGCCAGGTTCCTGCCTACCTGTCTCCCGGCAGCCTTATCATGTCCATCTCCTCCTGCACCATGTCCTGTTTCGGCCCATGTCATGCCTCTCGCAGCCCGCCCAGAGGTGTGAGGTCCTGCCTCACACTGGCCTCTCTGGGCCGACGTCCTCCCTCACGCTGGCCCGCTGGGGCCCAGCTCATGCCTTTCGTGGACTCTCAAGGCCCAGGCCCTGCCTGTGGGCGGCCTCTCCATTCCCAGCCTCTACCTCACAATGGGCCCTCTCCGGGCCCGCCTCTTGCCTCACCATGGCCCCCTCCAGCCAAGCTTCTGCCCTTCAGCAGGCTCTgcaggcccagctcctgcctcataGGCCTCATAGGCCAAGCTCATGCCTCGACGGCGGCCTTTCCAGGCCTAGCGATTCCTGCTTTGcatcctctccaggcccagcatTTCCTCCA GAGCTCCTCAAGTCGGAATCTCTAGACCCAGCTGCAGCTTTCCGGcatcctctccaggcccagctcttccTCTCAGCTGCCT GCCCAGCTTCTGCCTCACAGTGGACTCTCCCATGCCCAGGCCGAAGCCTCACTGTGGCCTCCCCAGTCCAAAGCTCCAGCCTTCCAGTAGTTTCGACAGGCCCCTCTCCTGCTTCCCGATGGCCTCCTCAGGCCCAGCTCACCCCTCACAGTGGCCGTTCTGGGCCCAGTTTGTCCCCTTTTcatggcctctccaggcccagaaaCTCCTCAAGTTGTCCTCTCCAGACCCTGCTGCAGCCTCCAGGTGTCcactccaggcccagctcttcaTCCCGGCTGTGTCTACAGGCCCAACTCCTGCCTCAGA GAGGCTAA